The Mycolicibacterium aurum genome segment ACGTGCAGGTCGTGGACCTCGGTGACCCCCGCGACGCCACACAGTGCGGCGCGGAGTTCGTCGACGTCGATGTGGCTGGGCGAGGACTCCGACAGGATGCGCAGTGCCGCTCTGGCCAGCGCGATCGCCCGCGGTAGCACCCAGAGCGCCACCAACACCGCGACGACGACGTCGGCGTAGGGCCAGCGGGTCGTGACGGTGACGATGCCCGCGATGAGCACCCCGATGCTGCCGACGGTGTCGGCGACGACCTCCAGGTAGGCGCCCTTGACCGCCAGGCTGTCCTTGGACTGGGAGCGCAACAGCAGCACGACGGCCGCGTTGGCGATGAGTCCGGCGAGCGCGACGACGATCATCGGGACGCCGGGGACGTCGGGCGCATCCCCGAGCCGTTCGACGGCCTCGTAGAGGATGAAGCCGGCGACCCCGAGCAGCAGCACGGCATTGGCCACGGCGGTGAACACCTCGGCGCGGTGCCATCCGTAGGTTCGTGACGGCGACGCACTGCCGCGCTTGGCCAGCAGCACCGCGGTCAGGCCCATGAACATCGCCACGAGGTCGGTCAGCATGTGGCCGGCATCGGCCAGCAGCGCGATCGAGTTGATGGCCAGCGCAGTGGTCAGCTCGACGACGAAGAACACGGTGAGGATGCCCGCCGCGATGAGCATGCGGGACACCCGCGTGTCAGCACCGTGGCTGTGATCGTGTCCGGCTCCCATGCCCAGGAATATATGCGTAAATGCGCATATGTGGCAAGGGGGCTACGGCGCCTACAGCCAGGCCGACCAGAACCGCGTCAGCTGACCACCGATCGCCGACAGCGCCGGTGGCACGCCGGACAGGTCGAACAGCCAGTACACCGCGCCGAAGAACCACTGATTCAGCGGTGGCGCGATCAGCAGGATCAGCAGGATGAAGAAACCCCACTGCTTGGCCGGCTGGAGTGCCCGCTGCGTCTCGGGGCTCAGATGTGGCTCCAGCGCGCCGTAACCGTCGAGGCCCGGGATCGGAAGCATGTTCAGCAGCAGCGCAGTGACCTGCAGAAAGCCCAGAAATGCGACGCCGGCCCAGAACACCGAATGGGCCGGGTCG includes the following:
- a CDS encoding cation diffusion facilitator family transporter yields the protein MGAGHDHSHGADTRVSRMLIAAGILTVFFVVELTTALAINSIALLADAGHMLTDLVAMFMGLTAVLLAKRGSASPSRTYGWHRAEVFTAVANAVLLLGVAGFILYEAVERLGDAPDVPGVPMIVVALAGLIANAAVVLLLRSQSKDSLAVKGAYLEVVADTVGSIGVLIAGIVTVTTRWPYADVVVAVLVALWVLPRAIALARAALRILSESSPSHIDVDELRAALCGVAGVTEVHDLHVWTLVPGKDMVTAHLTSDRDSAQVLDDARAVLTARGLGHATVQVEPPESAADCECESQNR